From a region of the Abditibacteriaceae bacterium genome:
- a CDS encoding NAD-dependent malic enzyme, with the protein MESYRPSPSYSLTLRIEYPNRVKTLGTVTSAIGEAGGDIGAIDIVKTARGSITRDITFAASDYEHGQKIINVVRALGSVDIVNVSDRTFLLHLGGKLEIAPKVPVKTRDDISMAYTPGVSRICESIAADPDDAFNLTIKKNMVAVITDGGAVLGMGAAGPLVALPVMEGKALLFKEFAGVDAFPLCLDVHSDDEFVSAVQAVSPTFGAIHLEDIAAPRCFEIETRLSQLLPIPVMHNDQWGTAIAVLAALINALKITGQPPSSVKAVINARGAQAAGIATARLLTTFGVGDIVICDEQGALYAGRDEQTDALTDATARTTNPRGVRGELKTALRGADCFIGFGGQTELTPEDIGAMGRDPIVFEMANPQPEINPESIEDIARIIATGKSDYPNQINNMLCFPGFFRGLLDARASSVTDEMKIAAARAIADVIGRDELHEDYLIPSVFDRRVVKAVAAAVMQAAKESGVARRVTKNAR; encoded by the coding sequence ATGGAAAGCTATCGTCCCTCGCCGTCGTATTCGCTGACGCTCCGCATTGAATATCCGAATCGCGTTAAAACGCTGGGAACGGTCACGTCGGCCATCGGCGAAGCGGGCGGCGACATCGGTGCTATCGACATCGTCAAGACCGCGCGCGGCAGCATCACGCGCGATATTACTTTTGCCGCTTCCGATTACGAACACGGCCAGAAAATCATTAACGTGGTGCGCGCGTTGGGCAGCGTCGATATCGTCAACGTGTCCGACCGCACGTTTCTGCTGCATCTTGGTGGCAAGCTGGAAATTGCGCCGAAAGTTCCGGTTAAAACGCGCGACGACATTTCGATGGCCTACACACCCGGCGTGTCGCGCATCTGCGAAAGCATCGCCGCCGACCCCGACGACGCGTTCAACCTCACCATCAAAAAGAATATGGTCGCGGTGATAACCGATGGTGGCGCGGTGCTCGGCATGGGTGCGGCGGGGCCGTTGGTGGCGCTTCCTGTGATGGAAGGCAAAGCGCTGCTCTTTAAGGAATTCGCGGGCGTCGATGCGTTTCCGCTGTGCCTCGATGTTCACAGCGACGATGAGTTCGTCTCGGCAGTGCAAGCCGTTTCGCCCACATTTGGCGCGATTCATCTGGAAGACATCGCAGCACCGCGCTGCTTTGAAATCGAGACGCGTCTTTCGCAACTTTTGCCGATTCCGGTCATGCACAACGACCAGTGGGGAACGGCGATTGCGGTTCTGGCCGCGCTGATTAACGCGCTCAAAATTACCGGACAGCCGCCATCTTCGGTGAAAGCCGTGATTAACGCGCGCGGCGCGCAGGCGGCGGGAATTGCCACCGCGCGATTGCTTACCACGTTCGGCGTCGGCGACATCGTGATTTGCGATGAGCAAGGCGCACTTTACGCGGGCCGCGATGAACAGACTGACGCCCTGACAGATGCTACCGCACGCACGACAAACCCGCGTGGCGTGCGCGGCGAATTGAAAACGGCGCTACGCGGCGCCGATTGCTTCATCGGTTTCGGCGGCCAAACCGAATTGACGCCGGAAGATATTGGCGCGATGGGCCGCGACCCGATTGTTTTTGAAATGGCGAATCCGCAGCCGGAAATCAACCCCGAAAGCATCGAAGACATTGCGCGCATTATCGCGACCGGCAAAAGCGATTACCCGAACCAAATCAACAACATGCTGTGTTTTCCCGGCTTCTTCCGCGGCTTGCTGGACGCGCGCGCTTCGAGCGTGACCGACGAAATGAAAATCGCCGCCGCGCGCGCCATCGCCGATGTGATTGGCCGCGACGAGTTGCACGAAGATTACTTAATCCCCAGCGTTTTCGACCGGCGCGTGGTGAAAGCCGTTGCCGCTGCGGTGATGCAAGCCGCTAAAGAAAGCGGCGTCGCGCGCCGCGTCACCAAGAACGCACGTTAA
- the obgE gene encoding GTPase ObgE gives MFIDEATIEVKGGDGGDGIVAFRREKFDPFGGPSGGDGGDGGDVTLRAHPHVKTLLDLSRRRHHRGVRGQHGEGGRKKGSDGAGVTLNVPVGTQVFDADTGELLVDLLIPEQEFIVAHGGVGGMGNPRFVSNTRQAPRFAEKGQKGQERRLKLALKILADVALIGLPNAGKSTLISRLSAARPKIADYPFTTLVPNLGAVRLDAESQYIVADIPGLIRGASKGAGLGHQFLKHIERAPVFVHLVDVSGPMMGGPSLWRAYASLNRELRLWQPELVERPQVVALNKTDVIAGDEECMAQMEAFRAKLVARGCEVFEISAATGENVEALSWRVFHLIKEARESMQHPELVAETKVTRLAVDAPFEIKEIARYADGMSEWEAKGGLLDRLLSRFDVSNYEAIMYIHSALQKHGVLEQMKNAGVKPGDLVHAGETAFTFEE, from the coding sequence ATGTTTATTGATGAAGCGACGATTGAAGTGAAGGGTGGAGACGGCGGCGACGGCATTGTGGCGTTCCGCCGGGAAAAGTTTGATCCGTTTGGCGGGCCTTCGGGCGGCGACGGCGGCGATGGCGGCGATGTGACCTTGAGGGCGCATCCTCATGTGAAGACGCTACTCGACTTGTCGCGGCGGCGGCACCATCGTGGCGTGCGCGGTCAGCATGGCGAAGGCGGTCGCAAAAAAGGCAGCGACGGCGCGGGCGTGACGCTCAATGTTCCGGTTGGAACCCAGGTGTTTGATGCCGATACCGGCGAACTGCTCGTCGATTTGCTAATTCCCGAACAAGAGTTCATCGTCGCGCATGGCGGCGTTGGCGGCATGGGAAACCCGCGTTTCGTTAGCAACACGCGTCAGGCGCCGCGCTTTGCCGAAAAAGGGCAGAAAGGTCAGGAGCGCCGTCTCAAACTGGCGTTGAAAATCCTCGCCGACGTCGCGCTGATTGGTTTGCCCAACGCCGGTAAAAGCACCCTCATTTCGCGGCTTTCTGCGGCGCGTCCTAAAATCGCCGATTATCCGTTCACAACTCTTGTGCCAAACCTTGGCGCGGTGCGGTTGGATGCTGAAAGCCAATACATCGTGGCCGACATTCCCGGCCTGATTCGCGGCGCGAGCAAAGGCGCCGGTCTGGGCCATCAGTTCCTCAAACACATCGAGCGCGCGCCGGTTTTCGTCCACCTTGTCGATGTTTCCGGTCCGATGATGGGTGGCCCGAGTTTGTGGCGCGCCTACGCCAGCCTCAACCGCGAATTGCGTTTATGGCAACCGGAACTTGTCGAACGTCCGCAAGTTGTGGCGCTCAATAAAACCGATGTTATTGCGGGCGATGAAGAATGCATGGCGCAGATGGAAGCGTTTCGCGCGAAGCTAGTCGCACGCGGCTGCGAAGTCTTCGAGATTTCGGCGGCGACCGGCGAGAACGTCGAAGCGCTTTCATGGCGCGTCTTTCACCTGATTAAAGAAGCGCGCGAATCGATGCAGCATCCTGAACTCGTCGCGGAAACCAAAGTGACGCGCTTGGCGGTTGACGCTCCGTTTGAAATCAAGGAAATCGCGCGTTATGCGGACGGCATGTCGGAATGGGAAGCCAAAGGCGGCTTGCTCGACCGCTTGCTTTCGCGCTTCGATGTTTCGAATTACGAAGCGATTATGTATATCCATAGCGCACTGCAAAAACATGGCGTTCTGGAGCAGATGAAGAACGCCGGAGTCAAGCCCGGCGATTTAGTTCATGCCGGAGAAACGGCATTTACCTTTGAAGAGTAG
- the proB gene encoding glutamate 5-kinase, giving the protein MKTLVVKIGTSSLVRGGHVDESAIANLARQVAVLREENWRTVVVTSGAIRLGLDTIGRARAVRLPEKQAAAAIGQSLLMRAYRRAFETQSLPVAQLLLTRGDLSDRRRFLNARHTMTQLFRWNVVPIVNENDTVAVDEIRVGDNDTLAALTALVAEANLVLLLSDVDGFYLPGQKKPVARIEKITEEIEAAAGGSGSIGGTGGMRTKVEAARLATQSGIELMIAHNKSEDALLRAARGEEFGTRFLAKAALKGRKRWIAYGRTAQGTLLLNDNARGALVGKGSSLLPIGITSVEGEFDAGALVSVKDSGGEYARGLTNFSAEELRCIAGLHSSQISSALGRADFIEAIHRDNLIVTET; this is encoded by the coding sequence ATGAAAACCCTCGTTGTCAAAATTGGCACCAGTTCGTTAGTGCGCGGTGGGCACGTCGATGAAAGCGCGATTGCGAATCTGGCGCGGCAAGTTGCGGTGTTGCGCGAAGAAAACTGGCGCACTGTTGTTGTAACAAGCGGCGCGATTCGCTTAGGGCTGGATACGATTGGCCGCGCGCGCGCTGTGCGTTTGCCCGAGAAACAAGCCGCCGCCGCTATCGGCCAAAGTTTGCTGATGCGCGCCTATCGCCGCGCTTTTGAAACGCAAAGCTTGCCCGTCGCGCAGTTGCTTTTAACACGCGGCGATTTGTCCGACCGGCGGCGTTTCCTCAATGCGCGCCACACCATGACACAGTTGTTTCGTTGGAACGTCGTGCCGATTGTCAACGAAAACGATACCGTCGCCGTCGATGAAATTCGCGTCGGCGATAACGACACGCTTGCCGCATTAACAGCTTTGGTGGCAGAAGCGAATTTGGTTCTGCTGCTCTCCGATGTCGATGGCTTTTACCTGCCTGGACAAAAGAAGCCCGTGGCGCGTATCGAAAAGATAACCGAAGAAATCGAAGCGGCTGCGGGCGGGTCGGGCAGTATCGGCGGCACAGGCGGAATGCGAACCAAAGTCGAGGCGGCACGACTCGCGACCCAAAGCGGCATCGAGTTGATGATCGCACATAACAAATCGGAAGACGCACTTTTACGCGCGGCGCGTGGCGAAGAATTCGGCACGCGCTTTCTGGCAAAAGCCGCTTTGAAAGGACGCAAACGCTGGATTGCTTATGGTCGTACCGCGCAGGGAACGCTGTTGCTCAACGACAATGCGCGCGGCGCTCTGGTTGGCAAAGGCTCGTCGCTTTTGCCAATCGGAATTACGTCTGTCGAAGGCGAATTCGACGCGGGCGCACTTGTCAGCGTAAAAGATTCGGGCGGCGAATACGCGCGCGGTTTGACCAACTTTTCTGCCGAAGAACTGCGATGTATCGCCGGTTTGCACTCGTCGCAGATTTCTTCAGCCCTGGGCCGCGCTGATTTCATCGAAGCGATTCACCGCGACAATCTCATCGTGACCGAAACCTAA